A window of the Gossypium arboreum isolate Shixiya-1 chromosome 2, ASM2569848v2, whole genome shotgun sequence genome harbors these coding sequences:
- the LOC108466207 gene encoding uncharacterized protein LOC108466207: MTEYVNNDQLLIHCSQDNLVGAAARWYNQLSRARISSWKDLTQAFMQQYNHVTDMTPDRITLQNMEKKPNENFRQYEQRWRGVAMQVQPPLLEKETTITTKSFADIVMAGEMIENAIKGGKIEGEVAKRSAPRRKDNEVNNTSSFNSKAVTVSQPKTATGGQQSTQRQESRSRQNSGRIQFTPIPVTFRKAVERFIKMGVVRFDSTSNVENWLPDHGNQGVNAIDETREGIIMENVAEVRMPLRVIWKEMVKRGMITSEKEKEEMRNYCEFHGKEGHETQNSKEFKALVQGFIDNKELQVFEGSSYKREINALEDKQQEISRPRIIISLPGNNEVVAQTRPKVVIHKPVSFPYKDNKRVPWSYDCHVSLLEKGDVANASNDVQIEGSHTRSGKWYDTLGVRDESTKTRNASVEKGKEVKMPVKESVKEEEAKEFLKFLKHSEYSVVESHAKQPLRYQDWLYF, from the exons ATGACCGAGTACGTAAACAATGATCAGCTGTTGATCCATTGTTCCCAAGATAATTTAGTAGGAGCGGCAGccaggtggtacaatcagttgagccgggcTAGAATAAGTTCATGGAAGGATCTTACACAAGCCTTCATGCAGCAGTACAATCATGTAACTGATATGACCCCTGATAGGATCACCTtgcaaaacatggaaaagaagcctaATGAAAATTTCAGGCAATACGAACAGAGATGGAGAGGGGTGGCTATGCAGGTTCAACCACCACTGTTGGAGAAAGAAACCACCAT cactaCCAAAAGTTTTGCAGACATAGTCATGGCaggagaaatgattgagaatgccataaaGGGTGGAAAAATTGAGGGGGAAGTAGccaaaagatcggccccaagaaGAAAAGACAATGAGGTGAACAACACAAGTAGCTTCAATTCAAAGGCAGTCACAGTTAGTCAGCCCAAAACAGCTACGGGTGGGCAGCAAAGTACTCAAAGACAGGAATCAAGATCAAGACAGAATTCAGGGAGGATACAATTCACGCCAatccctgtgac ATTCAGGAAGGCCGTGGAGAGGtttatcaagatgggggttgtgagATTTGACAGTACCTCTAACGTTGAAAATTGGttaccagatcatggcaatcaaggagtgaatgccattgatgaaactagggAAGGAATAATCATGGAAAATGTTGCTGAGGTGAGAATGCCTTTGAGGGTAATTTGGAAAGAGATGGTGAAGAGAGGGATGATAACCtctgagaaagaaaaagaagaaatgaggaactactgtgagttccatggAAAAGAGGGTCATGAGACCCAAAATTCTAAAGAATTCAAAGCCTTGGTGCAAGGCTTCATTGATAATAAAGAGCTGCAAGTTTTTGAAGGTAGCTcttataaaagagaaataaatgcGTTGGAAGATAAACAACAAGAAATCAGCCGgccaagaattattatttccttgccaGGAAATAATGAAGTGGTGGCGCAAACTAGGCCCAAGGTCGTAATCCATAAACCTGTATCTtttccttataaggataacaaAAGGGTACCATGGAGTTATGACTGCCATGTGTCGTTACTGGAGAAAGGAGATGTAGCCAATGCGTCCAATGATGTACAAATTGAGGGTTCCCATACACGGAGTGGGAAGTGGTATGATACGTTAGGTGTCAGAGATGAGTCCACAAAAACAAGGAATGCTAGTGTAGAGAAGGGAAAAGAGGTTAAAATGCCCGTCAAAGAGTCGGTAAAAgaggaggaggctaaggaatttctaaagttcctcAAACATagtgagtatagtgtggtcgaAAGCCATGCAAAACAACCGCTCAGATATCAAGATTGGCtctacttctga